Proteins encoded by one window of Catharus ustulatus isolate bCatUst1 chromosome Z, bCatUst1.pri.v2, whole genome shotgun sequence:
- the ZNF367 gene encoding zinc finger protein 367, with translation MAERVPPGHPTVIFCQDSPKRVLVSVIKTTPIKPSSGGSGGEEPMAVPPVPTSPGFSDFMVYPWRWGENAHNVTLSPGGSDSTAGPSALPPPRGGTGRVPGGDEEKAGSPGSGGRHRHLKDGIRRGRPRADTVRDLISEGEHSSSRIRCNICNRVFPREKSLQAHKRTHTGERPYLCDYPDCGKAFVQSGQLKTHQRLHTGEKPFVCSENGCLSRFTHANRHCPKHPYARLKREELTDILSKKQTADNKAVAEWLAKYWETREQRAPALKTKAIQKTDQEQQDPMEYLQSDEEDDEEKNGAHSAARHRRLQEQRERMHGALALIELANLAVAPLRQ, from the exons ATGGCGGAGAGGGTCCCGCCGGGTCACCCCACGGTGATTTTTTGCCAGGACTCCCCGAAGCGCGTCCTGGTCTCCGTTATCAAAACCACTCCGATCAAACCCTCCTCGGGGGGCAGCGGGGGCGAGGAGCCGATGGCCGTCCCGCCTGTCCCCACCAGCCCCGGCTTCAGCGACTTCATGGTCTACCCCTGGCGCTGGGGCGAGAACGCGCACAACGTGACCCTCAGCCCCGGCGGCAGCGACAGCACCGCCGGCCCGTCAGCTCTCCCGCCGCCCCGTGGGGGAACGGGCAGAGTCCCCGGCGGGGACGAGGAGAAGGCGGGGAGCCCGGGGAGCGGCGGCCGGCACCGGCACCTGAAG GATGGGATAAGACGTGGCCGTCCAAGAGCAGACACCGTCCGAGACCTGATCAGTGAAGGAGAGCACTCTTCCAGCAGGATACGCTGCAATATTTGCAACAGGGTCTTTCCACGAGAGAAATCACTGCAAGCCCATAAACGAACTCACACTG GTGAAAGACCTTATTTATGTGACTACCCAGATTGTGGGAAAGCCTTTGTACAGAGTGGGCAGCTCAAAACTCACCAGCGTCTCCACACAGGAGAGAAGCCTTTTGTCTGCTCAGAGAATG GCTGTTTAAGCAGATTCACACATGCAAACCGTCATTGTCCCAAACATCCATATGCCCGACTGAAGAGGGAAGAGCTCACGGACATACTGAGTAAGAAGCAGACAGCTGACAATAAAGCTGTGGCCGAGTGGCTGGCAAA ATACTGGGAGACTAGAGAGCAGCGTGCTCCTGCTTTGAAGACCAAAGCAATCCAGAAAACGGATCAGGAACAGCAGGACCCAATGGAGTATCTTCAGTCTGATGAAGAGGATGATGAAGAGAAAAACGGCGCTCATTCAGCTGCCCGGCACCGCCGCCTCCAGGAGCAGCGTGAACGCATGCATGGCGCGCTGGCACTCATTGAGCTCGCAAACTTAGCTGTGGCACCCCTGCGACAGTAG